Genomic window (Brassica rapa cultivar Chiifu-401-42 unplaced genomic scaffold, CAAS_Brap_v3.01 Scaffold0345, whole genome shotgun sequence):
CCACTTACCACCAATGCGTCAAGTTCCCTGGCACGGACGGAAAGATAAAAACGTTGCGAGGGGATCAAAAGGCTGCTAGGGATCTACTAGTCGCCACAGTCAAACTTCAACGGTCATGTCTACCCGTTAACTCAGTATCTCCCCCAACCTCAAAAGTCTGTTCTCAGGAAAGCGAGGTTCTCGAATTACCTGTTGACGACGCCGATCAGAGTCGAACCGTAAGGGTTGGTGCATACCTTTCTGAGGAAATGAAGCAGTCAGTTCTGGATTTCCTCAGGAAGAACGTGTCAACATTCGCTTGGTCTATGGCAGACATGAAGGGTATCGACCCGACTATAACGACTCACGAACTAAACGTCGACCCAACGTTCAAACCTATCCGCCAGAAGCGACGTAAGCTCGGCCCTGACAGATCGAAGGCCGTAAACGAAGAAGTTGACATGCTACTCGGTGCAGGTTCGATTGCTGAGGTCCGCTACCCCGAATGGTTAGCAAATCCGGTAgtcgtcaaaaagaaaaatggcaTGTGGCGCGTTTGCGTCGACTTCACCGATTTGAATAAAGACTGCCCCAAGGATAGCTACCCTCTTCCCAACATCGACCGTTTAGTCGAGTCTGCGGCTGGAAACGAGATGCTGACCTTCATGGACACCTTCTCTGGATACAATCAAATAATGATGCACCCGGATGATCGCGAGAAGACGGCCAACATCACTGATAGGGGAACCTATTGCTATAAGGTCATGCCGTTCGGTTTGAAGAACGCCGGAGCAACCTACCAACGGCTTGTGAACAAGATGTTCGCAGATAAGCTGGGTATCACCATGGAAGTGTACATCGACGACATGCTGGTTAAGTCGCTCCATGCCACTGATCACCTCCGCCATCTGCAAGAATGCTTCGAAACTCTCAACAAATACGGCATGAAGCTGAACCCAGCAAAGTGCACGTTCGGAGTCTCTTCAGGCGAGTTCCTCGGCTACATTGTCACGCAGCAAGGAATCGAGGCGAACCCGAAGCAAATATCCGCGGTCCTGAAATTCCCGAGTCCGAAAAACAGTAGAGAAGTACAACGGCTCACGGGCAGGATAGCCGCTCTAAATCGTTTCATCTCTAGATCCACCgacaagtgcctgcccttctacgatcTCCTGCGAGGAAACAAGAAGTTCATTTGGGATGAGAAGTGCGAGGAGGCATTTACTCAACTCAAGCAATACCTGACAACACCTCCAGTACTCGCTAAGCCGGACGTCGGTGATGTTCTATCTCTCTATGTCGCAGTATGACACGCTGCAGTCAGCAGCGTTCTGATAAAGGAAGATCGCGGCAAACAAAAGCCCATCTTCTACACGAGCCGGCGCATGACCGGGCCAGAGACGCGATACCCAACTCTGGAGAAAATGGCTTTAGCAGTCGTCGAAGCAGCGAGAAAGCTTCGACCATATTTCCAGTCACATTCAGTGGAGGTACTGACTGATCAGCCTCTCCGAACCATACTCCAAAACACTAACAGATCTGGCAGACTCACAAAGTGGGCATCGAACTCGGCGAGCTCGATATTACCGACAAGAACCGCACAGCTGCGAAATCCCAGGTTCTTGcggacttcttggtcgaactggCCCCAGAATTGGAGCAAGATCTCGCACTCCCAAGCTCAAACTGGACGCTTCACGTCGATGGATCGTCGACCAACAAGGGAGCAGGTGCTGGAGTCCAATTACAGTCCCCAACCGGAGAACTAATCAGGCAGTCTTTCAGCTTTGGCTTTCCCGCATCAAACAACGAAGCAGAGTATGAATCTCTGATCGCTGGACTCCGCTTAGCAAAAGCTGTAAAAGCTAAACGACTAAGCGCCTATTGCGACTCTCAGCTAGTCGCCAGTCAGTTCAGCGGCGACTACGATGCCCGCAACAACCGAATGGACGCCTACCTCAAACTAGTGCAAAGCCTGGCAGCAGAATTCGAGTTCTTCGAACTCATCAAAGTTCCCAGAGGCGAAAACGTCTGCGCCAACGCCCTCGCGGCCCTTGGCAGCAAGCTTCGTGATCAAGTTAAACGGACCATCCTGATACACCGTATCGAGAAGCCAAGCATCGATATACTAACCGACCAAACCCTCGTCGTTGCCCCAATCAACGGACCCGCTACTCCAGGCGACGACGGATTTGGTCCTGATTGGAGAACTGAGTTCATCGACTACCTCTCGAGGGGAGACCTCCCAAcagaaaaatgggcagctcgccgACTAAAAACACGCAGCGCCCATTACGTCGTTCTTGACGATGAACTACACCGATGGACCGCGAGTAAAGTGCTCCTAAAATGCATCCATGGCGACGAGACAGCAAGGGTTATGGCAGAGACGCACGAAGGCGCTGGCGGAAATCATTCGGGCGGACGTGCATTAGCGATCAAAGTAAGGAGTTTAGGATTCTTCTGGCCGACAATGAACGCAGATTGCGAGTCTTACGCGAGAAGCTGCGACAAGTGCCAACGGCACGCACCTAGCATCCATTGTCCAACCGAAATGTTGCGAACAACCACCGCTCCATACCCGTTCATGCGATGGGCAATGGACATCATAGGGCCACTTCCCTGTTCCCGCCAAAGACGCTTCATCCTCGTCCTCACCGACTACTTCACCAAATGGATCGAAGCTGAAGCATACGCTCAAGTCACAGACAAAGAAGTTCGCGGTTTTGTCTGGAAAAACATTATCTGCCGTTACGGTTTACCTTATGAGATCGTTACCGATAACGGATCGCAGTTCATGTCAGGCAACTTCAAGGAGTTCTGTGGCAAATGGAACATTCAGCTAAGCCCCTCCACTCCTTGTTACCCGCACGGTAATGGTCAGGCAGAGTCCTCCAACAAACTCATCATCGATGGTATTAAAAAGCGCCTGGACATGAAGAAGGGTCattgggccgacgaactcgatgGAGTCCTATGGAGCCATCGCACAACTCCGCGAGGATCGACTAAATCGACACCTTTCTCCCTCGCTTACGGCGTCGAAGCCATGGCTCCTGCTGAAGTTAACGTTTCAAGCCTCCGACGTTCCAAAATGCCTCAATACATCGAGCTGAACAAGGAGATGCTACTCGACGCCCTTGATGAGATAGAAGAACGACGAGATCAAGCTCTGCTGCGCATCCAGAATTACCAACATCAGATCGAGAGTTACTATAACAAAAAGGTCGGTGCCCGACCTCTGGAACTCGGTGACCTCGTCATGCGAAAAgtgttgtgggaaccgaaattcgcactgtcgatttccgtttaaataaggaaactaggaaaaccctaatttcccagaggtcccggatctctgcgagagccaacgacaagtgaccaaatatatgtggaaatcgtgaaaagataacaaacgagtttagagaaaacagtagatcttatttcgaatctgcgtaagagcgttgcgatcattacaagagatcataaaagctttggctgCAAAGGCtatcagcgagttacctagttctag
Coding sequences:
- the LOC117130186 gene encoding uncharacterized protein LOC117130186; this encodes MALAVVEAARKLRPYFQSHSVEIWQTHKVGIELGELDITDKNRTAAKSQVLADFLVELAPELEQDLALPSSNWTLHVDGSSTNKGAGAGVQLQSPTGELIRQSFSFGFPASNNEAEYESLIAGLRLAKAVKAKRLSAYCDSQLVASQFSGDYDARNNRMDAYLKLVQSLAAEFEFFELIKVPRGENVCANALAALGSKLRDQVKRTILIHRIEKPSIDILTDQTLVVAPINGPATPGDDGFGPDWRTEFIDYLSRGDLPTEKWAARRLKTRSAHYVVLDDELHRWTASKVLLKCIHGDETARVMAETHEGAGGNHSGGRALAIKVRSLGFFWPTMNADCESYARSCDKCQRHAPSIHCPTEMLRTTTAPYPFMRWAMDIIGPLPCSRQRRFILVLTDYFTKWIEAEAYAQVTDKEVRGFVWKNIICRYGLPYEIVTDNGSQFMSGNFKEFCGKWNIQLSPSTPCYPHGNGQAESSNKLIIDGIKKRLDMKKGHWADELDGVLWSHRTTPRGSTKSTPFSLAYGVEAMAPAEVNVSSLRRSKMPQYIELNKEMLLDALDEIEERRDQALLRIQNYQHQIESYYNKKLRFRNLTFLAEYIAKL